Proteins encoded within one genomic window of Halobacteroides halobius DSM 5150:
- the accB gene encoding acetyl-CoA carboxylase biotin carboxyl carrier protein, with product MSNNKKVGITDTTLRDAHQSLWATRMRTEDMLPIVGKMDQVGYHAMEVWGGATFDVCMRYLDEDPWERLQLLDSYITNTPLQMLLRAQNVVGYKHYPDDVVRKFVHKAAENGIDRFRIFDALNDVRNMKTAIEAVKETGKHIQATVVYTISPVHTIEHYIETAVTLQEMGAHSLCIKDMAGLLKPYRAYELVSALKEKIDIPIELHSHYIGGMAISTYLKGVEAGADVIDTATASLAFGSSQPPVETMNAIWQDTDFHVNLDFDLLFDIDSYFERVRRKRGFSRGVTKITDMQTFAHQVPGGMISNLVSQLEKQEALDQIHDVLKEIPRVRKDLGYPPLVTPTSQIVGTQAVFNVLLGERYKVIPDEVKSYIKGYYGQPPAEINPEIQKKAIGEEEPITCRPADLLESTLDNIKDEVEQYVEKEEDYLSYALFPQVGLKFLKQRKKNRDIFGEEEPEVNEEITNQEIISREAQEDMDLKDIKELVGMLDETEISEINLESDGTKVSIKKGGQVVTQTAEVKEVTKAQAPAKKEVVKSKPATSEDEAKAEVTTEKQVDGEEIEAPMVGTFYRCPSPDADAFVEVGDVVEEGDTICIIEAMKLMNEIEAEYKCKIVDILVDDAAAIEYGQPLFLVERL from the coding sequence ATGAGTAATAATAAGAAGGTAGGAATTACAGATACAACTTTAAGGGATGCTCACCAATCTTTGTGGGCTACCAGGATGAGAACTGAAGATATGTTACCAATAGTTGGAAAAATGGATCAAGTAGGCTACCATGCTATGGAGGTATGGGGAGGAGCAACCTTTGATGTTTGTATGCGTTATTTAGATGAAGATCCTTGGGAAAGGTTGCAGTTATTAGATAGTTATATTACTAATACTCCATTACAGATGTTATTAAGAGCACAGAATGTAGTTGGATATAAACACTATCCAGATGATGTAGTGAGAAAATTTGTTCATAAAGCAGCTGAGAATGGAATAGATAGATTTAGAATTTTTGATGCTTTAAATGATGTTAGAAATATGAAGACAGCAATTGAAGCAGTTAAAGAAACTGGAAAGCATATTCAAGCTACAGTTGTATATACTATTAGTCCAGTGCATACTATAGAGCATTATATAGAGACTGCTGTGACTTTACAAGAGATGGGAGCTCATTCACTATGTATTAAAGATATGGCAGGGTTATTAAAACCATATCGAGCTTATGAATTAGTATCTGCTCTTAAAGAGAAGATTGATATTCCAATTGAGTTACACAGTCATTATATTGGTGGAATGGCTATTTCAACTTACCTTAAGGGAGTTGAGGCAGGGGCTGATGTAATTGATACAGCAACAGCTTCTTTAGCTTTTGGTTCATCTCAACCTCCAGTAGAGACTATGAATGCTATCTGGCAAGATACAGATTTTCATGTTAATTTAGATTTTGATTTATTATTTGATATAGATAGTTATTTTGAAAGAGTAAGGAGAAAGAGAGGATTTAGTCGTGGTGTTACTAAAATTACTGATATGCAGACTTTTGCCCATCAGGTACCCGGAGGAATGATTTCTAATTTAGTTTCACAACTTGAAAAGCAAGAAGCTTTAGATCAGATCCATGATGTATTAAAAGAGATTCCCCGGGTAAGAAAAGATTTAGGTTACCCACCATTAGTAACGCCAACTAGTCAGATTGTAGGAACTCAGGCAGTATTTAATGTATTATTAGGTGAAAGATATAAAGTTATTCCTGACGAAGTTAAATCTTATATTAAAGGTTACTATGGCCAACCTCCAGCTGAGATAAATCCAGAGATACAAAAGAAGGCAATTGGAGAGGAAGAGCCAATTACTTGTCGACCTGCTGATTTATTAGAGTCGACTTTGGATAATATAAAAGATGAAGTGGAACAATATGTAGAAAAAGAGGAAGATTATTTATCATATGCTTTATTTCCTCAAGTAGGATTGAAGTTTTTAAAGCAAAGAAAGAAAAATAGAGATATCTTTGGGGAAGAAGAACCTGAAGTAAATGAGGAAATAACTAATCAAGAAATTATTTCTAGGGAGGCACAAGAAGATATGGATCTTAAAGACATTAAAGAATTAGTAGGGATGTTAGATGAAACTGAGATTTCTGAAATCAATTTAGAGAGTGATGGAACAAAGGTAAGTATTAAAAAAGGAGGGCAAGTTGTAACTCAGACTGCTGAGGTTAAAGAAGTGACAAAGGCTCAAGCACCTGCTAAAAAAGAAGTAGTTAAATCTAAGCCAGCAACTTCAGAAGATGAAGCTAAGGCAGAAGTTACAACTGAAAAACAAGTAGACGGAGAAGAGATTGAAGCTCCAATGGTGGGAACTTTTTATCGTTGTCCATCTCCAGATGCTGATGCATTTGTTGAAGTAGGGGATGTTGTAGAAGAAGGAGATACGATTTGTATTATTGAAGCAATGAAGTTAATGAATGAGATTGAAGCAGAATACAAATGCAAGATTGTTGATATTTTAGTTGATGATGCAGCAGCAATTGAGTATGGTCAACCATTATTCTTAGTAGAAAGATTGTAA
- the accC gene encoding acetyl-CoA carboxylase biotin carboxylase subunit gives MFNKVLVANRGEIAVRIIRACRDLGIKSVAVYSEADEDALHVRYADEAYCIGPAPSNESYLDIPSLISVAEIANVDAIHPGYGFLSENAHFAEVCEDCGFKFIGPRAEAIEKMGDKAVARETMIEAGVPVVPGTEGTLSGTEEAVELAEEMGYPVIVKASFGGGGRGMRIAHNKEEVESAVQTASSEAEAAFGNAEVYLEKYVENPRHIEFQILADEHGNVVHLGERDCSIQRRHQKLIEEAPSPAIDAKLREEMGQAAIKAAEGVDYFNAGTVEMLLDKDDNFYFIEMNTRIQVEHPVTEWITGIDIVSEQIRIAAGEELGYTQEDIEFNGSAIECRINAEDPEKDFRPSPGRIENYIIPGGFGVRIDSAAFPKYMIPPHYDSMVAKLIVWGEDREASLERMLRSLKEFEISGIKTTIPFHQKVLKNEEFAAGKFDTGFIPKHFSNDE, from the coding sequence ATGTTCAATAAGGTGTTGGTAGCTAATCGAGGTGAGATTGCAGTACGAATTATTAGGGCTTGTAGAGATTTAGGTATTAAGTCAGTTGCTGTTTATTCAGAAGCTGATGAGGATGCTTTGCACGTTAGATATGCTGATGAGGCTTATTGTATTGGCCCAGCTCCTTCTAACGAAAGTTATCTTGACATTCCTAGCTTAATTAGTGTAGCAGAGATAGCTAATGTAGATGCTATTCATCCAGGGTATGGTTTTTTATCTGAAAATGCTCATTTTGCAGAAGTATGTGAAGATTGTGGCTTTAAGTTTATTGGCCCAAGAGCTGAAGCAATTGAGAAGATGGGTGATAAAGCAGTTGCGCGAGAAACAATGATTGAGGCTGGGGTTCCTGTAGTACCAGGAACTGAAGGAACACTAAGTGGAACCGAAGAAGCTGTTGAGTTAGCTGAAGAGATGGGTTATCCAGTTATTGTAAAAGCTTCCTTTGGTGGAGGCGGAAGAGGAATGAGAATTGCTCACAATAAAGAAGAAGTAGAGAGTGCAGTTCAAACTGCTAGTTCAGAAGCAGAAGCAGCTTTCGGTAATGCTGAAGTCTACTTAGAAAAGTATGTAGAGAATCCAAGACATATTGAGTTTCAGATTTTAGCTGATGAACATGGTAATGTTGTTCATTTAGGTGAGCGTGATTGCTCTATTCAAAGAAGACATCAGAAATTAATTGAAGAGGCTCCTTCTCCAGCAATTGATGCTAAATTAAGAGAAGAGATGGGCCAAGCTGCAATTAAAGCTGCTGAAGGTGTTGACTATTTTAATGCTGGTACAGTAGAAATGTTATTAGATAAAGATGATAATTTTTATTTCATTGAGATGAATACTAGAATTCAGGTAGAACATCCAGTTACTGAGTGGATAACAGGAATAGATATAGTTAGTGAACAAATTAGAATTGCAGCTGGGGAAGAATTAGGATATACTCAAGAAGATATTGAGTTTAATGGTTCTGCAATTGAGTGTAGAATTAATGCTGAAGATCCAGAAAAAGACTTTAGACCTTCTCCAGGAAGAATTGAAAATTATATTATACCTGGTGGTTTTGGGGTTAGGATAGATAGTGCTGCTTTTCCTAAGTACATGATACCACCACATTATGATTCTATGGTAGCAAAATTGATTGTCTGGGGCGAAGATAGAGAGGCATCACTTGAAAGAATGTTACGTTCGCTAAAGGAATTTGAAATTAGTGGAATTAAGACTACAATTCCTTTTCACCAAAAAGTGCTAAAGAATGAAGAGTTTGCTGCTGGTAAATTTGATACTGGCTTTATTCCTAAACATTTTTCTAATGATGAGTAA
- a CDS encoding Asp23/Gls24 family envelope stress response protein, which translates to MKEDENGIGAIRIANEVVSIIAGLAATEVEGVAGMSSGLAGGIAEMLGRKNLSKGVEVEVGETETAIDLYVIMQYGVEIPEVAWQIQDNVKQGIETMTGLDVVEVNVHVQGVSFQDEEEEEEVIEEPQEEQQPEATELPRVR; encoded by the coding sequence ATGAAAGAAGATGAAAATGGAATTGGTGCTATTAGAATTGCTAATGAGGTTGTAAGTATTATTGCTGGTTTAGCAGCTACTGAAGTTGAAGGAGTAGCTGGAATGAGCAGTGGTTTAGCTGGTGGAATTGCTGAAATGTTAGGACGAAAGAATTTATCTAAAGGTGTTGAAGTCGAAGTTGGAGAAACTGAGACAGCTATAGATTTGTATGTGATTATGCAATATGGAGTTGAAATTCCTGAAGTAGCATGGCAGATTCAGGATAATGTCAAGCAGGGGATTGAGACTATGACAGGTTTAGATGTTGTAGAGGTTAATGTTCATGTACAAGGGGTTAGCTTTCAAGATGAAGAAGAGGAAGAAGAAGTAATAGAAGAGCCTCAAGAAGAGCAACAACCAGAGGCTACTGAGCTACCTAGAGTAAGATAA
- the amaP gene encoding alkaline shock response membrane anchor protein AmaP: MQYLDRFFVLVFTLLWTIVSLLMMGISIGWIDSLYLVDLINQDLQLVGIIGGILFLISLRILQLFLPGKEKVTQTVVAQGKLGTIKVSLGAIKKLAEEIVRQEVKVTEIKSKVEVTEQGVDILLDLAIVSRANIAELGEKLQEQIREQVTASTGAEVDQVEILINKVSRQEKPNKGLD; encoded by the coding sequence ATGCAATATTTAGATCGTTTTTTTGTATTAGTGTTTACTTTATTATGGACTATAGTGTCTTTGCTAATGATGGGAATTTCTATTGGGTGGATTGATAGTTTATATTTAGTTGATTTAATCAATCAAGATTTACAGTTGGTAGGTATAATAGGAGGAATTCTTTTTTTAATTTCCTTGCGTATATTACAATTATTTTTACCAGGGAAAGAAAAGGTTACTCAAACTGTTGTTGCTCAGGGTAAGTTAGGTACTATAAAAGTTAGCTTAGGAGCTATTAAGAAATTAGCTGAAGAAATAGTTAGGCAGGAAGTAAAAGTAACAGAGATTAAATCTAAGGTAGAGGTTACAGAACAAGGAGTAGATATATTGCTAGATTTGGCTATTGTTTCTAGAGCTAATATTGCAGAGTTAGGTGAGAAACTACAAGAGCAGATTAGAGAACAAGTTACTGCTTCTACAGGGGCAGAAGTAGACCAAGTAGAGATTTTAATTAATAAAGTTAGTCGACAAGAAAAGCCAAATAAAGGATTAGATTAA
- a CDS encoding DUF2273 domain-containing protein, translating into MAKFDDLDQLLALLDDYKGRTLGMLIGLFAALLIISLGVIPAIFIMMCMAIGYYFGARYDNRKDFKDVIDKIFPPQE; encoded by the coding sequence ATGGCCAAATTTGATGATTTAGATCAGTTATTGGCCTTGTTGGATGATTATAAAGGAAGAACTTTAGGGATGCTAATAGGGTTATTTGCTGCTCTATTAATTATTAGTTTGGGCGTAATCCCAGCAATTTTTATTATGATGTGTATGGCAATTGGTTATTATTTTGGTGCTCGCTATGATAATCGTAAGGATTTTAAGGATGTAATAGATAAGATATTTCCACCCCAAGAATAG
- the nusB gene encoding transcription antitermination factor NusB translates to MVQAITRRQAREVAVQFLYQVDINKAGLVSNLDTLHEERPELDLRGSFLSDIIEGTYHKKHELDQLVDDNISNWKMERMGKVERNIIRLALYEMLYEEEIPTAVSIDEAIELAKSFSDQKAAKFVNGILGKLAKKLDLKEEE, encoded by the coding sequence ATGGTACAAGCTATAACTAGACGTCAAGCCAGAGAGGTTGCAGTTCAGTTTCTATATCAAGTAGATATCAATAAGGCAGGATTAGTGAGTAATTTAGATACACTACATGAAGAACGTCCCGAATTAGATCTACGAGGTAGTTTTTTATCGGATATAATTGAAGGGACATACCATAAAAAGCATGAATTAGATCAACTAGTTGATGATAATATATCTAATTGGAAGATGGAAAGAATGGGTAAGGTAGAGCGCAATATTATTAGGTTGGCTTTATATGAAATGTTATACGAAGAAGAGATCCCAACAGCAGTATCAATTGATGAAGCAATTGAGTTAGCTAAAAGTTTTAGTGATCAAAAAGCAGCTAAATTTGTTAATGGAATATTAGGAAAATTAGCTAAGAAGTTAGACTTAAAAGAGGAGGAGTAA
- a CDS encoding iron-containing alcohol dehydrogenase — translation MKSFMIPRDVEFGEKTLSYLSELDGERAILVTGGSSMKRFGFLDQAQDYLKEAGIESRVVDGVEPNPSVKTVLKGKRAMLDFEPDWVIAIGGGSALDAAKIMWCFYEHPELEFKDIIEVGSMPELRNKAKFVAIPSTSGTASEITAFSVITDTDEKIKYPIVSSEIIPDIAIVDPEIPATMPSHITANTGMDVLAHAVEAFVSTGASDYTDSLALKAIQLVFDYLPKAFEDGDNMKAREKMHNASTMAGMAFSNSSLGIVHSLAHKIGGELHITHGLANAILMPYVIEFNYEAAEEKFKIAEATLGVDDLAAAIRDLNQALNIPSSFSEIDWMDFTEEDFEGVLDRMAANAKDDPCTVTNPKEPTVEDMREIYKKAFYGAEADLD, via the coding sequence ATGAAATCATTTATGATTCCTCGTGATGTTGAATTTGGTGAAAAGACATTAAGTTACTTAAGTGAGTTAGATGGAGAACGAGCTATTTTAGTGACAGGTGGTAGTTCTATGAAACGATTTGGTTTCTTAGACCAAGCCCAAGATTATTTAAAGGAAGCTGGAATTGAATCTCGAGTAGTTGATGGAGTAGAACCTAATCCATCAGTTAAGACAGTACTAAAAGGTAAAAGAGCAATGCTTGATTTTGAGCCTGATTGGGTGATTGCCATTGGTGGTGGATCAGCTTTAGATGCAGCTAAGATTATGTGGTGTTTTTATGAACATCCTGAACTTGAGTTTAAAGATATTATTGAAGTAGGGTCTATGCCTGAACTTAGAAATAAAGCTAAGTTTGTGGCTATTCCTTCAACTAGTGGTACTGCTTCTGAAATTACGGCTTTTTCTGTGATTACTGATACTGATGAGAAGATTAAGTATCCGATTGTATCTTCTGAAATCATTCCTGATATTGCAATTGTTGACCCTGAGATACCAGCAACTATGCCGTCTCATATTACTGCTAATACTGGGATGGATGTATTGGCCCATGCTGTTGAGGCTTTTGTTTCTACAGGAGCTAGTGATTATACTGATTCTTTAGCTTTAAAAGCTATTCAATTAGTTTTTGATTACTTACCTAAGGCTTTTGAAGATGGTGATAATATGAAGGCGAGAGAAAAGATGCATAATGCTTCTACAATGGCAGGAATGGCTTTTTCTAATTCTTCTTTAGGGATCGTACATAGCTTGGCCCATAAGATTGGAGGAGAGTTACATATAACACATGGGTTAGCTAATGCTATCCTAATGCCTTATGTAATTGAGTTTAATTATGAAGCTGCTGAGGAGAAGTTTAAAATAGCGGAAGCTACACTAGGTGTAGATGACTTAGCAGCTGCTATTAGAGATTTAAATCAGGCATTAAATATTCCTAGTTCCTTTAGTGAGATTGACTGGATGGACTTTACTGAAGAAGATTTTGAGGGAGTATTAGATAGAATGGCTGCTAATGCTAAAGATGACCCATGTACTGTAACTAATCCAAAAGAGCCTACAGTTGAAGATATGAGGGAGATTTATAAAAAGGCTTTTTATGGTGCTGAGGCAGATTTAGATTAA
- a CDS encoding sulfide/dihydroorotate dehydrogenase-like FAD/NAD-binding protein translates to MYKILDKNKLAPEIVRFKVAAPEVATKAKPGHFLIVRVDEQAERIPLTIADYNRDKGTITIIIQEVGFSSRQICNLDKGDAFLDLVGPLGEPIETKDYDKVVCIGGGLGNAPLYPKAKSLKEHGAEVVSILGAQTAEKLILEEEFNEVSDKLYIATDDGSKGKEGFVTDILEELLEAGEEFELAIAIGPMIMMKAVSELTAKYNLETMVSLNSLMIDGTGMCGGCRVTVAGETKFACVDGPAFDGHLVDFDEQLRRQQFYKEHEAKVKECDHIGGEHQCHKVQ, encoded by the coding sequence TTGTATAAGATTTTAGATAAGAACAAATTAGCACCTGAGATTGTGCGTTTTAAAGTAGCTGCTCCAGAAGTAGCTACAAAAGCCAAGCCAGGTCATTTTCTAATTGTCAGAGTAGATGAGCAGGCAGAAAGAATTCCATTGACAATAGCTGATTACAATCGAGATAAAGGAACAATTACGATTATTATTCAGGAGGTAGGTTTTAGTAGTCGTCAGATCTGTAACTTAGATAAAGGAGATGCCTTTTTAGATTTAGTTGGCCCGTTAGGGGAGCCAATTGAAACTAAAGATTATGATAAAGTAGTCTGTATTGGTGGAGGGTTAGGTAATGCACCATTATATCCTAAGGCTAAGTCTCTAAAAGAGCATGGAGCAGAAGTAGTTAGTATTTTAGGGGCTCAGACAGCTGAGAAGTTGATCTTAGAAGAAGAATTTAATGAAGTAAGTGATAAATTATATATAGCAACTGATGATGGCTCTAAAGGTAAAGAAGGTTTTGTAACAGATATTTTAGAAGAGTTATTAGAAGCAGGAGAGGAATTTGAATTAGCGATTGCTATTGGGCCAATGATTATGATGAAAGCTGTATCTGAATTAACAGCAAAATATAATTTAGAGACAATGGTTAGCTTAAATTCCTTAATGATTGATGGTACAGGGATGTGTGGGGGTTGTCGAGTAACAGTTGCTGGAGAAACTAAATTTGCTTGTGTAGATGGGCCAGCCTTTGATGGACATCTAGTAGATTTTGATGAACAGCTGAGAAGACAACAATTTTACAAAGAACATGAAGCAAAAGTTAAAGAGTGTGACCACATAGGAGGTGAGCACCAATGTCACAAGGTACAATAA
- the gltA gene encoding NADPH-dependent glutamate synthase, with protein sequence MSQGTIKQKMPQQDANKRVNNFSEVALGYDEETAIKEAERCLQCSNPKCKAGCPVEVDIPEFIELVAEGKFKKAAKKVKEKNNLPAICGRVCPQEEQCEAECIVGIKNEPVGIGRLERFVADYIRDSEKVKPVKQDKGKVAVVGAGPAGLTAGADLAKMGYQVTIFESFHKPGGVLTYGIPEFRLPKEIVQDEVEKIKDLGVEIKLNKVVGKIKGVDELFAEGYDAVFVGTGAGLPKFLGLEGENLNGVYSANEFLTRVNLMKAYKFPKYKTPVYVGDKVAVVGAGNVAMDAARTALRLGAKESMIVYRRGREEMPAREEEIHHAQEEGVEFKLLNNPTRILGDQDGFVRGMECVKMELGERDESGRRRPIAIEGSEFEIDVDTVIMAIGQNPNPILLQDTPEIKTTDWGTIKTDESKETSKEGVFAGGDVVTGAATVIEAMGAGKQAAQSIDQYIQKQG encoded by the coding sequence ATGTCACAAGGTACAATAAAACAAAAAATGCCACAGCAAGATGCAAACAAGCGAGTCAATAATTTTTCTGAAGTAGCTTTAGGTTATGACGAAGAGACTGCTATTAAAGAGGCTGAGCGTTGTTTGCAATGCTCTAATCCTAAGTGTAAAGCAGGATGTCCAGTAGAGGTTGATATTCCAGAGTTTATTGAATTAGTGGCCGAAGGTAAGTTTAAAAAGGCAGCTAAGAAGGTTAAAGAAAAGAATAACCTGCCAGCTATCTGTGGACGGGTCTGTCCCCAAGAAGAGCAGTGCGAGGCTGAATGTATAGTAGGAATTAAGAATGAACCAGTAGGAATTGGTAGATTAGAGAGATTTGTAGCTGATTATATTCGAGATAGTGAAAAAGTTAAGCCAGTGAAACAAGATAAAGGTAAGGTGGCAGTTGTTGGTGCTGGACCAGCTGGATTGACTGCTGGGGCTGATTTAGCTAAAATGGGTTATCAAGTAACTATCTTTGAATCTTTTCATAAACCAGGTGGAGTTTTAACTTATGGAATCCCTGAATTTAGACTACCAAAAGAGATTGTTCAAGATGAAGTAGAGAAGATTAAGGATTTAGGGGTAGAGATTAAGCTTAATAAAGTAGTCGGTAAGATTAAAGGAGTCGATGAATTATTTGCAGAAGGTTATGATGCTGTCTTTGTAGGAACAGGAGCTGGTTTACCAAAGTTTTTAGGCTTAGAAGGAGAAAACTTAAATGGAGTTTATTCTGCTAATGAATTTTTAACTCGAGTTAATTTAATGAAGGCCTATAAATTTCCTAAGTACAAAACACCAGTTTATGTTGGAGATAAAGTAGCAGTTGTAGGGGCAGGTAATGTAGCTATGGATGCTGCTCGAACAGCATTAAGATTAGGGGCCAAGGAATCAATGATCGTTTATCGTCGAGGTCGAGAAGAGATGCCGGCTCGAGAAGAAGAAATTCATCATGCCCAAGAAGAAGGAGTTGAGTTTAAGTTACTAAATAATCCAACTCGTATTTTAGGAGATCAAGATGGATTTGTAAGAGGTATGGAATGTGTTAAGATGGAGTTAGGAGAGCGTGATGAATCAGGTCGAAGACGTCCGATTGCAATTGAAGGATCTGAATTTGAAATAGATGTTGATACAGTAATTATGGCAATTGGACAAAATCCTAATCCAATTCTTTTACAGGATACTCCAGAGATAAAAACAACTGATTGGGGTACAATCAAAACTGATGAGAGTAAAGAAACAAGTAAAGAAGGTGTCTTTGCTGGTGGAGATGTAGTAACTGGTGCTGCTACAGTAATTGAGGCTATGGGAGCAGGTAAACAGGCTGCCCAATCTATTGATCAATATATTCAAAAGCAAGGTTAG
- the folD gene encoding bifunctional methylenetetrahydrofolate dehydrogenase/methenyltetrahydrofolate cyclohydrolase FolD, whose amino-acid sequence MKVGENKILNGKQVAKSLEAEVRAKAEKLQEQDIVPGLSVILVGDDPASEVYVSYKEKACQRVGINSEVINLPADTSQEELLAKVEKLNQANEVDGILVQLPLPEQIDEEEVIETIDPAKDVDGFHPVNVGKLVASSTELIPCTPKGIMELLNRYNIDLVGQEAVVVGRSNIVGKPIANLLLQANATVTICHSRTQNLTKHTKEADILVAAVGQQEFITADMVKEGATVIDVGIHRTGDGLVGDVAFEEVQEKVAAITPVPGGVGPLTIASLMENTLVACQQRRG is encoded by the coding sequence ATGAAGGTAGGAGAAAATAAAATTTTAAATGGGAAGCAAGTAGCTAAAAGTTTAGAAGCAGAAGTTAGAGCAAAAGCAGAAAAGTTACAAGAACAAGATATTGTCCCAGGTTTAAGTGTTATTTTAGTTGGAGATGATCCAGCATCAGAAGTTTATGTTTCTTATAAAGAGAAAGCTTGTCAACGAGTAGGTATTAATTCAGAGGTAATTAATTTACCAGCAGATACTAGCCAGGAAGAATTATTGGCTAAGGTAGAAAAATTAAATCAAGCTAATGAGGTTGATGGTATTTTAGTTCAGTTACCACTACCAGAACAGATTGATGAAGAAGAAGTAATTGAAACTATTGACCCAGCTAAAGATGTAGATGGCTTTCATCCAGTTAATGTAGGAAAATTAGTAGCGAGTAGTACCGAACTAATCCCTTGTACTCCTAAAGGAATTATGGAGCTGTTAAATAGGTATAATATTGACTTAGTAGGACAAGAAGCAGTAGTAGTAGGTAGAAGTAATATTGTAGGTAAACCAATCGCTAATCTTTTACTTCAAGCAAATGCTACAGTAACTATCTGTCATAGTCGTACCCAAAATTTAACCAAACATACTAAAGAGGCTGATATCTTAGTGGCTGCTGTGGGACAGCAGGAATTTATTACAGCTGATATGGTTAAAGAAGGAGCAACAGTGATTGATGTAGGAATCCATCGAACTGGTGATGGTCTAGTAGGTGATGTAGCTTTTGAAGAAGTACAAGAAAAAGTAGCTGCTATTACTCCTGTACCAGGGGGAGTTGGCCCGCTGACAATTGCTAGTTTAATGGAGAATACATTAGTAGCTTGCCAACAAAGAAGGGGTTAA
- the xseA gene encoding exodeoxyribonuclease VII large subunit — MEDILSVSQITAYIKERLISDSNLREVVIKGEVSNYYQHSSSGHIYFTLKDKRAKLKAVMFNDKVQNLDFDLEDGREVVAQGRISLYSPQGQHQIQVKSLKPAGVGALHIAFKRLKEKLAQEGLFAEEYKQSIPQIPKRVGVVTSPTGAAFRDIISVIKRRFSNTSLLIAPATVQGKRAENSLIRALRLLHNYDLNVIIIGRGGGSLEDLWAFNKEELARVIFNSKIPIISAVGHETDYTISDYVADLRAPTPSAAAELVVADRKELQRYLKRLENNLYQAIDYKFQKAQDKLNYLTQRRVFELPQQEWQQLAQQLDELSKRLDQAVKEKLKTKQKNLQTIMDQLNTLSPLQVLERGYSLTRKSSDKAEVNSITQVQEEELVEVILKDGKLDCKVREIKK; from the coding sequence GTGGAGGATATTCTATCAGTTTCTCAGATAACGGCCTATATTAAAGAAAGACTGATCTCTGACTCTAACTTAAGAGAGGTAGTTATTAAAGGGGAAGTATCAAATTATTATCAACATAGCTCTTCTGGTCATATTTATTTTACCCTAAAGGATAAGCGGGCCAAGCTTAAAGCAGTTATGTTTAATGATAAGGTACAAAATTTAGATTTTGATTTAGAGGATGGTAGAGAAGTAGTCGCCCAGGGTAGAATTAGTCTTTATTCTCCTCAGGGCCAACATCAAATTCAAGTAAAAAGTCTTAAGCCAGCAGGAGTTGGAGCCTTACATATTGCTTTTAAGAGGTTGAAGGAGAAGTTGGCCCAGGAAGGATTATTTGCTGAAGAATATAAGCAGTCCATTCCTCAGATTCCAAAGCGAGTAGGAGTTGTTACTTCTCCTACTGGAGCAGCTTTTCGTGATATTATTAGTGTTATTAAACGAAGATTTTCTAATACTTCTTTATTGATTGCACCAGCTACAGTGCAAGGGAAAAGAGCAGAAAATAGTTTAATAAGGGCTTTGAGATTGTTACATAATTATGATTTAAATGTGATTATTATTGGGCGTGGGGGAGGATCTTTAGAAGATTTATGGGCTTTTAATAAAGAAGAATTAGCTAGAGTGATTTTCAATTCTAAAATACCTATTATTTCTGCTGTAGGTCATGAAACTGATTATACTATTTCAGATTATGTAGCTGATTTGCGAGCTCCTACTCCTTCAGCAGCTGCAGAGCTAGTAGTTGCAGATAGAAAAGAATTGCAACGCTATCTTAAAAGATTAGAGAATAATCTCTATCAAGCTATAGACTATAAATTTCAAAAGGCTCAAGATAAGTTAAATTATTTAACTCAGCGTAGAGTTTTTGAGTTACCCCAGCAAGAGTGGCAGCAATTAGCTCAACAGTTAGATGAATTAAGTAAAAGATTAGACCAAGCAGTTAAAGAGAAATTAAAGACAAAGCAGAAAAATCTACAGACTATAATGGATCAATTGAATACTTTATCTCCATTACAGGTATTAGAACGTGGGTATAGTTTAACTAGAAAGAGTAGTGATAAAGCAGAAGTCAATTCTATTACGCAAGTACAGGAAGAAGAATTAGTAGAAGTAATTTTAAAAGATGGAAAGTTAGATTGTAAGGTACGAGAAATAAAAAAATAA